In Lascolabacillus massiliensis, a single genomic region encodes these proteins:
- a CDS encoding TonB-dependent receptor, with translation MIKKLRFIAVALFITIATVMQAQVTTSSMSGRVTDVDGAVIGATVVATHEPSGTTYGTVTNLEGRYNLNGMRVGGPYTVEISYIGYGNNITEGITLSLGENYSHNVVLQEETVSLGEVVVTALRTKFSTEKTGAVTNITNTQIENLPTVSRSIMDITRLSPYGGNGMSFAGTDGRTANFTVDGANFNNNFGLSDALPGGGNPISIEAIEELQVVITPYDVRQTNFIGGGVNAITKSGTNTFKASAYVYHRNENIRGDAVKGLQIDGARERDRNTTYGFTLGGPIIKNKLFFFVNAEMAKTPTIVNRWRPSINGVEDPDNFISRTTESDLKRVSDFVRSEYGYETGSYTNFPADDSNRKLLARLDWNISNKHRLALRYNYTKNLSWRSPNATSMDGGTRMSEARMSKASMSFANSMYSQDNLVHSFSFDLNSRLSDNISNQFLATFSKLDDIRGSNSAEFPFIDILKDNQSYMSLGYELFTWNNGVHNDVLNIKDELTYYLGNHKVVGGIAYEYKMADNAYMRNGTGYYRYTSLDDFLNGGTPEIVALTYGYDGETNPAARVRSNKIGVYAQDDWSFSERFKLSYGLRLDGLFFNNNDLMTNKAIYEIDYSGRNIDTGKWPNASVMISPRVGFVWDAMGDNSLKLRGGTGLFSGNLPLVFFTNMPTNGGMVQYQAQINAATKVFDGYKGEFTEDEKGDKFIDMTQFAGGLVTDANGNATMAALYEKLASLGYPTTISPEDGTVPSAIAAVDPNFKMPQVWKTSLALDYSFPTPFPSSVTVEGIFNKTINGVSISDWSIPSVGGFARFNGVDNRPIYPDGYRIGTKAFVLENTSRGYGWSSNITFNAQPTEWLDLMAAYTHTVAKDITGMPGSNAESAFTYVPTVEGPNHIKLHNSQYTTPDRLVASLTASDKSGNHYSFIYEGWRGGANYSFMTVNDINADGYNYDAIYVPTDEEVANGQFRFVSEGDKTRFMDYVHNNSYLKKRQGKYAEAYSVYSPWVHRIDFSYKHDFVVNTGKARNVLQLSLDIKNVMNLFNSSWGVAKYLNPEIGTEARILKYEGVDADGFATFSTPASISGDTKTFTPSYTLGQTWYGSIGVKYIFN, from the coding sequence ATGATTAAAAAGTTGAGATTTATAGCAGTAGCACTATTTATAACAATTGCTACTGTGATGCAAGCTCAGGTAACAACATCCAGTATGAGTGGACGTGTTACAGATGTTGATGGAGCAGTGATTGGAGCAACAGTGGTTGCAACACATGAACCATCAGGTACAACCTACGGTACTGTGACAAACTTGGAAGGACGATACAACCTTAATGGTATGCGTGTTGGAGGTCCTTATACTGTTGAAATATCCTACATTGGATATGGTAATAATATCACCGAAGGTATAACACTAAGCTTAGGTGAGAACTACTCACATAACGTTGTGTTGCAAGAAGAGACTGTTTCTTTGGGTGAAGTTGTAGTTACAGCTTTGAGAACTAAATTCTCAACTGAGAAAACAGGTGCAGTGACAAATATTACAAACACCCAAATAGAAAATCTGCCTACTGTTAGCCGAAGCATTATGGATATTACACGTCTATCTCCATATGGTGGTAATGGAATGAGCTTCGCCGGAACAGATGGTCGTACAGCCAACTTTACAGTTGACGGAGCTAATTTCAACAATAACTTCGGTTTGAGTGATGCTCTGCCTGGTGGTGGTAACCCAATCTCAATTGAAGCTATTGAAGAATTGCAGGTTGTAATTACTCCATATGATGTTCGTCAAACAAACTTTATTGGTGGAGGGGTAAATGCTATTACCAAATCAGGTACAAACACCTTTAAGGCAAGTGCTTATGTTTATCACAGAAATGAAAACATAAGAGGTGATGCTGTCAAAGGATTACAAATAGATGGTGCTCGTGAAAGAGATCGTAACACAACTTATGGTTTTACTTTAGGAGGTCCAATTATTAAAAATAAATTGTTCTTCTTTGTGAACGCTGAAATGGCAAAAACTCCAACAATTGTAAACCGTTGGAGACCATCAATAAATGGTGTTGAAGATCCTGATAATTTCATCTCACGCACAACTGAAAGCGATCTTAAGAGAGTTTCAGATTTTGTAAGAAGTGAATATGGATATGAAACAGGGTCTTATACAAATTTCCCTGCTGATGACAGCAACCGTAAACTACTTGCTCGTTTAGATTGGAATATATCAAATAAACATCGTCTGGCATTAAGATACAACTATACAAAGAATCTATCTTGGAGATCGCCTAATGCAACATCCATGGATGGTGGAACTCGTATGTCAGAGGCAAGAATGTCAAAAGCTTCAATGTCTTTTGCAAATTCTATGTATTCTCAGGACAACCTGGTTCATTCATTCTCATTCGACTTGAACAGCCGTTTGTCAGACAATATTTCAAATCAGTTCCTGGCAACATTCTCAAAACTTGATGATATCCGTGGATCAAATTCTGCTGAATTCCCATTTATTGATATTCTAAAAGATAATCAATCATATATGTCGCTTGGATACGAGCTGTTTACATGGAATAATGGAGTTCATAACGACGTCTTAAATATTAAAGATGAGTTGACATACTACTTGGGTAATCACAAAGTAGTGGGAGGTATTGCTTACGAATACAAAATGGCTGATAACGCATATATGCGTAACGGAACAGGATATTATCGATACACTAGTCTCGATGATTTCTTAAATGGAGGTACTCCTGAAATTGTAGCACTTACTTATGGTTATGACGGTGAGACAAACCCTGCAGCTAGAGTTAGAAGTAACAAGATTGGAGTTTATGCACAGGACGATTGGAGCTTTAGCGAAAGATTCAAACTATCATACGGATTAAGATTAGATGGATTGTTTTTCAATAATAATGACTTGATGACCAATAAGGCTATCTATGAAATAGATTATTCAGGACGTAATATAGATACAGGTAAGTGGCCAAATGCAAGTGTTATGATCTCTCCACGTGTAGGTTTTGTGTGGGATGCAATGGGTGATAATAGTCTTAAGCTTCGGGGTGGAACCGGTCTCTTCTCCGGTAATTTACCCCTTGTATTCTTTACCAATATGCCAACAAACGGTGGTATGGTGCAATATCAGGCACAAATTAATGCTGCCACTAAAGTTTTTGATGGTTACAAAGGTGAGTTCACAGAAGACGAAAAAGGGGACAAATTTATTGACATGACACAGTTTGCCGGCGGTTTGGTAACCGATGCCAACGGAAACGCAACAATGGCTGCATTATACGAAAAATTAGCGTCTTTAGGATATCCAACAACTATTTCACCTGAAGATGGTACAGTTCCTTCGGCTATAGCTGCTGTAGATCCTAATTTCAAAATGCCGCAAGTGTGGAAAACATCGTTGGCGCTTGACTATTCATTCCCAACGCCATTCCCATCTTCAGTAACAGTAGAAGGAATCTTTAATAAAACAATTAACGGTGTTTCTATCTCAGACTGGAGTATACCATCTGTAGGAGGTTTTGCCCGTTTCAACGGTGTTGATAATCGTCCTATTTATCCTGATGGATATCGTATCGGTACAAAAGCATTTGTATTGGAAAATACAAGTCGCGGATATGGCTGGTCAAGCAATATCACATTCAATGCACAACCAACAGAATGGCTCGATTTGATGGCAGCATATACTCACACAGTTGCTAAAGATATTACCGGTATGCCCGGCTCTAATGCAGAATCTGCATTTACATATGTACCAACTGTTGAAGGTCCAAACCACATTAAATTGCATAATTCACAGTATACTACACCTGACCGTCTTGTAGCCTCCTTAACTGCAAGCGATAAGAGTGGTAATCATTATAGCTTCATTTATGAAGGATGGCGCGGTGGAGCAAATTATTCGTTTATGACCGTAAATGATATAAATGCAGATGGTTACAATTACGATGCGATTTATGTTCCTACCGATGAAGAGGTAGCAAACGGACAATTCCGTTTTGTTTCGGAGGGAGACAAAACTCGTTTTATGGACTATGTACATAACAACAGTTATTTGAAAAAACGTCAGGGAAAATATGCTGAAGCTTATAGTGTTTATTCACCATGGGTACATCGCATCGACTTTAGCTATAAACATGACTTTGTGGTAAATACAGGTAAAGCTAGAAATGTATTACAGCTTAGTTTGGATATCAAAAACGTAATGAACCTTTTCAACTCAAGTTGGGGAGTTGCTAAATATTTGAATCCTGAAATTGGTACTGAAGCTCGAATCCTAAAATATGAAGGAGTTGATGCTGACGGTTTTGCTACATTCTCTACTCCCGCTTCAATTAGTGGTGATACCAAAACATTCACACCAAGCTACACATTAGGTCAGACCTGGTACGGATCAATTGGTGTTAAATATATTTTCAACTAA
- a CDS encoding putative signal transducing protein, which yields MEEKFVTIKTFTFPADVTMVQSYMEMRGIEVYFKNLVSNRLAYTLGDIDMQVKSSDYENAKAALIEGGFAKPEDFL from the coding sequence ATGGAAGAGAAATTTGTTACAATTAAAACTTTCACTTTTCCGGCTGATGTGACCATGGTTCAATCTTATATGGAAATGAGAGGTATCGAAGTTTATTTTAAAAATCTTGTTTCAAACAGACTGGCATATACACTTGGAGATATTGATATGCAGGTAAAATCGTCTGATTACGAAAATGCAAAGGCTGCACTTATAGAGGGAGGCTTTGCAAAGCCGGAAGATTTTTTGTAG
- a CDS encoding co-chaperone GroES, producing the protein MNIKPLADRVLVKPAAAEEKTVSGIIIPDTAKEKPLRGEVIAVGKGTKDEEMVVKEGDNVLYGKYAGTEIEIEGVKHLIMRQSDILAILS; encoded by the coding sequence ATGAACATTAAACCATTAGCAGACAGAGTGCTGGTAAAGCCGGCAGCTGCAGAAGAAAAAACAGTTAGCGGAATTATTATCCCTGATACAGCTAAAGAAAAGCCATTAAGAGGTGAAGTAATTGCTGTAGGAAAAGGCACAAAAGATGAAGAAATGGTAGTTAAAGAAGGCGACAATGTGCTTTATGGAAAGTATGCAGGCACAGAAATCGAAATTGAAGGAGTAAAGCATTTAATTATGCGTCAGTCTGACATTCTAGCTATACTTTCATAA
- the groL gene encoding chaperonin GroEL (60 kDa chaperone family; promotes refolding of misfolded polypeptides especially under stressful conditions; forms two stacked rings of heptamers to form a barrel-shaped 14mer; ends can be capped by GroES; misfolded proteins enter the barrel where they are refolded when GroES binds): MAKEIKFNIEARDLLKKGVDELADAVKITLGPKGRNVIIDKKYGAPHITKDGVTVAKEIELEDSFKNMGAQLVKEVASKTNDDAGDGTTTATVLAQSIISVGLKNVTAGANPMDLKRGIDKAVASIVGNLKNQALEVGGDLKKIENVAKISANGDESIGKLIAEAMQKVSKEGVITVEESKGTDTYVDVVEGMQFDRGYISPYFVTDTESMKVEFENPLILIHDKKISAIKDLLPILEKGIQTGKPMLIIAEDIDSEALTTLVVNRLRGSLKIAAVKAPGFGDRRKEMLEDIATLTGGVVISEEKGLTLENATLDMCGSAEKISIDKDTTTIVNGLGDKEVIQSRIGQIRAQIEKTTSDYDREKLQERLAKLSGGVAVLYVGANSEVEMKEKKDRVQDALSATRAAVEEGTVPGGGIAYIRAVDSIEDLKGENDDETTGIEIVKRAVEEPLRQIVANAGKEGAVVVQKVREGKGNFGYNAATDKYEDLYEAGVIDPTKVTRVALENAASIAGMFLTTECVITDKKEENPLPQMPAGGGMGGMM; encoded by the coding sequence ATGGCTAAAGAGATTAAATTCAACATCGAAGCTCGCGACCTGCTTAAAAAAGGTGTAGACGAACTGGCGGATGCAGTAAAAATTACATTAGGACCAAAAGGTCGCAATGTTATTATTGATAAAAAATATGGTGCACCTCACATCACAAAGGATGGTGTTACTGTTGCAAAAGAGATTGAATTAGAAGATTCATTCAAGAACATGGGAGCACAGCTAGTAAAAGAGGTTGCTTCTAAAACTAATGATGATGCCGGTGACGGAACAACAACTGCAACTGTATTAGCGCAATCAATTATAAGTGTAGGCTTAAAAAATGTTACTGCCGGTGCAAATCCAATGGATCTGAAACGCGGTATTGATAAAGCCGTAGCTTCTATTGTAGGAAATCTGAAAAATCAAGCATTAGAAGTTGGTGGTGACCTGAAAAAGATTGAAAACGTTGCTAAAATTTCAGCAAACGGTGATGAAAGCATAGGTAAACTTATTGCTGAAGCAATGCAGAAAGTAAGCAAAGAAGGTGTGATAACAGTTGAAGAGTCTAAAGGTACTGACACATATGTAGATGTAGTTGAAGGTATGCAATTCGACCGTGGTTATATCTCACCATATTTCGTAACAGACACAGAATCAATGAAGGTTGAATTCGAGAATCCTCTTATTTTAATTCATGATAAAAAAATCTCAGCAATTAAAGATCTTCTGCCAATTCTTGAAAAAGGAATTCAGACAGGTAAACCAATGCTTATCATTGCGGAAGATATAGATTCTGAAGCTTTAACAACATTAGTTGTAAACCGTCTACGCGGATCACTTAAAATTGCTGCTGTCAAAGCTCCTGGATTTGGTGATCGCAGAAAAGAGATGCTCGAAGATATTGCAACACTTACAGGTGGAGTAGTAATTTCTGAAGAAAAAGGTCTGACACTTGAAAATGCTACTCTGGATATGTGTGGTAGCGCTGAAAAAATATCAATCGACAAAGATACTACTACAATTGTAAACGGACTTGGTGATAAGGAAGTAATTCAGAGCCGTATCGGACAGATCCGTGCTCAGATTGAAAAAACTACTTCAGACTACGATCGCGAAAAGCTACAAGAGAGACTGGCTAAGCTTTCAGGTGGAGTTGCCGTTCTTTATGTTGGTGCAAACTCTGAAGTTGAGATGAAAGAGAAGAAAGATCGTGTTCAGGATGCCTTGTCTGCTACACGCGCAGCAGTTGAAGAAGGTACTGTTCCGGGTGGTGGTATTGCATATATTCGTGCAGTTGATTCAATCGAAGATCTGAAAGGTGAAAACGATGATGAAACAACTGGTATTGAAATTGTAAAACGTGCAGTTGAAGAACCACTTCGTCAAATTGTAGCCAATGCTGGTAAAGAAGGTGCAGTTGTAGTTCAGAAAGTACGTGAAGGAAAAGGTAACTTTGGATACAATGCAGCTACTGACAAGTATGAAGATCTTTATGAAGCAGGAGTTATTGATCCAACAAAGGTTACTCGTGTAGCACTAGAAAATGCAGCTTCTATTGCAGGTATGTTCCTGACAACAGAGTGTGTTATAACTGATAAGAAAGAAGAGAATCCACTTCCTCAAATGCCTGCAGGCGGAGGAATGGGCGGTATGATGTAG
- a CDS encoding carbohydrate-binding family 9-like protein, whose amino-acid sequence MKTLHVPLQNVSNYETALDKMKILLEAGAVAEIDQVNWRNDFPEKMPVTVRVAHNNEYMYLYYTVIGEEIRAVNTEDFGSVWEDSCVEFFMQREGETSYRNFECNVLGVLLSRVHESREKGVSQTELMNTIYRHSTINHRYENGKQLSDWTMYLEIPKVALGFKDNETLSGQKIRANFYKCGDKTPKPHFLSWNPIDLPKPNFHTPEFFGELEFE is encoded by the coding sequence ATGAAAACTTTACACGTACCGTTACAGAATGTATCAAATTATGAAACGGCACTTGATAAAATGAAAATTCTCCTTGAGGCAGGAGCAGTAGCAGAAATTGATCAGGTAAACTGGAGAAACGACTTTCCCGAAAAAATGCCCGTGACTGTTCGTGTGGCACATAACAATGAGTATATGTATCTTTACTATACTGTTATAGGTGAAGAAATCAGAGCGGTTAACACAGAAGATTTTGGTTCTGTCTGGGAGGATAGTTGTGTTGAATTTTTTATGCAGAGAGAAGGTGAAACCAGCTACAGAAACTTTGAATGTAATGTGCTTGGTGTGTTGTTATCACGCGTTCATGAATCGAGAGAAAAAGGTGTATCCCAAACTGAATTGATGAACACTATTTACAGACACAGCACTATCAACCATAGATATGAAAATGGAAAGCAGTTGAGTGACTGGACAATGTATCTCGAAATTCCAAAGGTTGCATTAGGATTTAAAGATAACGAAACACTTTCGGGTCAAAAGATTAGAGCCAACTTTTATAAGTGTGGTGATAAAACACCAAAACCCCACTTCCTGAGCTGGAACCCAATTGATTTGCCAAAGCCAAATTTTCATACTCCTGAATTTTTTGGAGAACTGGAATTCGAGTGA
- a CDS encoding AI-2E family transporter, protein MSVELVKNSQKYRNILIGLIILLGLIIFRYTRPYMSGFLGAATLYILVVDQHRYLIQKLNFKKGLSAILIVLIVLIFILIPLTGIAFLVIDTFSSITIDPEVILGQINDFINSLEAKLGFNIFTPENLSALPRAGTNILQILGNSIYSFIINVVVILFVLYYMLYSNEEFEKAITEILPFKDDNKEILIDETKLIIQANAIGIPLMAILQGLFAYMGYLLFGVNSALLYAILTAFATILPLVGTMIIWVPLGIGLLIGGDLVNGVGLIIYGLFIIGGVDNVARFLLQKKLADIHPLITVFGVLIGIPIFGFWGVIFGPLLLSLFILFFNMYRHEYVPGSKAEARVTTRLKAKKMKIPGYNPAKTKKKQKKNEVQSE, encoded by the coding sequence ATGTCAGTAGAGTTAGTAAAAAATAGCCAGAAATACAGGAATATACTAATAGGACTTATAATTCTATTAGGTTTGATAATTTTCAGATATACACGCCCGTACATGAGTGGTTTTCTAGGTGCCGCAACTCTTTATATATTAGTAGTTGATCAACATAGGTATCTTATTCAGAAACTTAACTTTAAAAAGGGCTTGAGTGCAATTCTTATAGTACTTATTGTTCTAATTTTCATCCTGATACCACTTACAGGAATAGCATTCCTTGTTATAGATACATTCTCCAGTATTACTATAGACCCTGAAGTGATACTGGGTCAGATAAATGATTTTATAAACTCCCTGGAGGCAAAACTTGGATTCAACATTTTTACACCTGAAAACCTATCGGCACTTCCAAGAGCGGGAACTAATATTCTTCAAATACTTGGCAACAGCATATATTCATTTATTATAAACGTTGTGGTTATATTGTTTGTTTTGTACTACATGCTTTATAGTAATGAGGAATTTGAAAAGGCTATTACCGAGATACTCCCTTTTAAGGATGATAATAAAGAGATATTAATTGATGAGACTAAGCTTATTATTCAGGCAAATGCTATCGGTATACCGCTAATGGCTATTCTGCAGGGCTTATTTGCTTACATGGGATATCTGTTGTTTGGAGTAAACAGTGCTCTTCTTTACGCTATTTTAACTGCATTCGCAACTATACTTCCACTTGTTGGAACAATGATAATATGGGTTCCTTTAGGTATTGGGCTTTTGATTGGTGGTGATTTAGTTAATGGTGTAGGACTTATTATTTATGGTCTTTTTATCATTGGGGGTGTAGATAATGTTGCGAGATTTCTTTTGCAGAAAAAGCTGGCTGATATACATCCATTAATTACAGTTTTTGGGGTACTTATTGGTATCCCTATTTTTGGTTTTTGGGGTGTAATATTCGGGCCACTGCTTCTTTCTCTATTTATACTGTTTTTTAATATGTATCGTCATGAATATGTCCCAGGCTCTAAAGCAGAAGCGAGGGTAACGACACGATTGAAGGCTAAAAAAATGAAAATACCAGGCTATAATCCTGCAAAGACAAAAAAGAAACAAAAGAAAAATGAAGTTCAAAGTGAATAA
- a CDS encoding BACON domain-containing protein, producing MKLKYLFPIFFAAIALLISCDEEETMTLLEEIQVSSSYVSLPVDGGSASIKLTAKDSWTIEKVTTSKDPVEWLNISSTSGSSGESDVTFTAEATLDGRTAEVLIKSAGKTQRVNIIQGLAQISEAPVSEVRNGPDGKTFQVSGVVTTISNTEYGNWDLTDETGTIYIYGTLDAKGGTKNFMSLNIEVGDEITVVGPKSTYAGSPQLVNVTVVELRKSLVKVDSVENAALPIEGGEFIAYLTSKGEGVSVEIPEDAKSWLSISSIQSSGENTVIKFKANPNTGGDRGTTIVFSTTANSKLYTTETSITQKGAILEVPISEFLAAEVGDTQYRLTGVIDSIANTKYGNVYIKDFSGEAYVYGIQDYESKNLKVGDIITIVGKRAAYKDAPQVGGAVLEKSIPVTEATVAEVLTKPDSSTDYYMVTGEITMIENPTYGNVYLKDGDSEIYVYGVYPGFGATGDFRKNLLADKDIKVGDKLTVIATKTTYNYKPQLSNGIYFSHESAE from the coding sequence ATGAAATTAAAATATTTATTCCCAATATTCTTCGCGGCAATTGCTCTATTGATAAGCTGTGATGAAGAAGAAACAATGACTCTGCTTGAAGAAATTCAGGTATCGTCGTCATACGTATCACTGCCGGTTGATGGTGGTTCTGCCTCAATTAAACTAACAGCAAAAGATAGCTGGACAATAGAGAAAGTAACAACTAGTAAAGATCCAGTTGAATGGTTAAATATATCTTCAACTTCAGGGAGTTCCGGAGAATCAGATGTTACATTCACTGCTGAGGCTACATTAGATGGCCGTACTGCAGAAGTTTTGATCAAGAGTGCAGGAAAAACTCAGAGAGTTAATATCATACAAGGTTTAGCTCAGATTTCCGAAGCTCCTGTTTCTGAAGTCAGAAATGGTCCTGACGGAAAGACATTCCAGGTATCAGGAGTTGTAACCACAATCTCAAATACTGAGTATGGAAACTGGGATTTGACAGATGAAACCGGAACCATCTACATTTATGGTACTCTTGACGCAAAGGGTGGAACAAAAAACTTCATGAGTCTTAACATCGAAGTTGGTGATGAGATTACAGTTGTAGGACCAAAATCTACTTATGCAGGATCACCTCAGTTGGTAAATGTTACAGTAGTAGAATTAAGAAAGTCGCTCGTTAAAGTAGATTCAGTAGAGAATGCTGCACTTCCTATTGAAGGTGGTGAGTTTATTGCTTACTTAACTTCAAAGGGTGAAGGTGTATCTGTAGAAATTCCAGAAGATGCAAAATCATGGTTATCTATCTCTTCAATTCAATCATCTGGAGAGAATACTGTGATTAAATTCAAAGCCAATCCTAATACTGGTGGTGATAGAGGAACAACAATAGTTTTCAGTACTACAGCCAACTCTAAATTATATACAACTGAAACCAGTATAACTCAAAAAGGAGCAATTCTTGAAGTACCTATCTCAGAGTTTCTTGCCGCTGAAGTGGGTGACACTCAATATCGTCTGACTGGAGTAATTGATAGTATTGCAAATACAAAATATGGAAATGTTTACATTAAAGACTTCTCAGGTGAAGCGTATGTTTATGGAATCCAGGATTATGAGAGCAAGAATCTTAAAGTAGGTGATATAATTACTATTGTTGGAAAACGTGCTGCTTATAAAGATGCTCCTCAGGTAGGAGGTGCTGTTTTAGAAAAATCAATTCCGGTAACGGAAGCAACTGTTGCAGAGGTGTTGACAAAACCAGACTCTAGCACTGATTATTACATGGTGACTGGAGAAATCACTATGATTGAAAATCCTACATATGGTAATGTTTACCTGAAGGATGGTGATAGTGAAATTTATGTATATGGTGTATACCCTGGTTTTGGGGCAACAGGTGATTTTAGAAAAAACCTTTTGGCTGACAAAGATATTAAAGTTGGAGACAAGTTGACGGTAATTGCAACTAAGACTACTTACAATTATAAACCTCAACTTTCAAATGGTATCTATTTCAGTCACGAAAGTGCAGAATAA
- a CDS encoding phosphotransferase enzyme family protein gives MNKLKEIVFQFIEQEENVKIEPLGKGHINDSYKVVNGNEEYVLQRINHYVFKNVDQLQDNISRVTNHIRKKLQEKGLKDVERRVLTLVPTHDGALYYKDSEGNYWRITKFIKDCKSYEEINSDLAYRAGMAFGDFQKLLSDLPGEPLFETIPNFHNMEARLVTFRESVKANKAGRLAEVADLVKEIEDRAEEMCKAEKLHREGKLLKRINHCDTKVNNILFDENDKVLCVVDLDTVMPGYVLSDFGDFIRTGANTGAEDDKNLDNISVNLDIFEAYAKGYLTHAASFLTDVEIENLAFGAKLLTYMQTVRFFTDYIDGDLYYKIAYPEHNLVRTRAQFKLLQSLEENFDTMQDIVKRAAGK, from the coding sequence ATGAACAAACTGAAAGAAATAGTCTTTCAATTTATCGAACAAGAAGAGAATGTAAAAATTGAACCACTTGGAAAAGGCCATATAAACGATTCATACAAGGTTGTAAATGGTAATGAGGAGTATGTTCTGCAACGCATAAATCATTATGTATTTAAGAATGTAGATCAGCTACAGGATAATATTAGCAGGGTAACCAATCATATTCGCAAAAAACTTCAGGAGAAGGGTCTAAAAGATGTTGAGCGTAGAGTTCTGACATTGGTTCCCACACATGATGGTGCGCTATACTATAAAGACAGTGAAGGTAACTACTGGCGTATAACAAAGTTTATAAAAGATTGTAAAAGCTACGAGGAGATAAATAGTGATTTGGCCTACCGTGCCGGAATGGCGTTTGGTGATTTTCAGAAATTGTTGTCTGATCTTCCGGGAGAACCTCTTTTTGAAACTATCCCAAACTTTCATAACATGGAGGCTCGATTGGTAACATTCAGGGAGTCTGTTAAAGCAAATAAAGCCGGAAGATTGGCTGAAGTGGCAGATCTTGTGAAAGAGATTGAAGATCGTGCAGAGGAAATGTGTAAAGCAGAAAAGTTGCACCGTGAAGGAAAACTGCTTAAGCGTATCAATCACTGCGACACTAAAGTAAATAATATATTGTTTGATGAAAATGATAAAGTACTTTGTGTCGTAGACCTAGATACTGTTATGCCTGGTTATGTATTATCGGATTTCGGAGATTTTATTCGCACAGGTGCCAATACTGGTGCAGAAGATGATAAGAATCTTGACAATATATCTGTTAATCTGGATATTTTTGAAGCATATGCTAAAGGTTATCTAACACATGCAGCTTCATTTCTGACCGATGTAGAAATTGAGAATCTGGCTTTTGGAGCTAAGTTACTCACTTATATGCAAACAGTTCGTTTTTTTACAGATTATATTGACGGAGATCTGTATTATAAAATTGCATATCCAGAACATAATCTTGTTAGAACCAGAGCTCAGTTTAAACTACTGCAAAGTCTAGAAGAGAATTTTGATACAATGCAGGATATAGTAAAGAGAGCGGCAGGAAAATAA
- a CDS encoding YceD family protein encodes MAKFSLYNISLKNLSLGNHSYDYELDNKFFEAIDGEEFRKGNVKVKVNVKRTSSTFEFSFDIKGVVKVPCTRCLDDMNLDIDTNNRLVVKFGKEYSEESDEIVIIPEDEGEINIAWFLYEFIALNIPIKHVHPPGECNRVVSTKYRKHRAVSSDDDSEADDLDLDDDDPDTDEDVDFQSGDPRWDPLRNLNLDDN; translated from the coding sequence GTGGCAAAATTTAGTTTGTACAATATTTCCCTTAAAAACCTTTCCTTAGGTAATCATAGCTATGACTATGAGCTGGATAATAAGTTTTTCGAAGCTATTGATGGCGAAGAATTTAGGAAGGGTAATGTTAAGGTAAAGGTGAATGTGAAAAGAACTTCATCCACCTTTGAATTTAGTTTTGATATAAAAGGTGTCGTTAAAGTACCTTGTACAAGGTGTCTTGACGACATGAATCTTGACATTGATACAAATAACAGACTTGTAGTAAAGTTTGGAAAAGAGTATTCAGAGGAAAGTGATGAGATAGTCATTATCCCTGAGGATGAAGGTGAGATTAATATTGCCTGGTTCCTGTATGAATTTATTGCTCTGAACATTCCTATAAAGCATGTACATCCACCGGGTGAATGTAACAGGGTTGTATCAACAAAATATAGAAAACATCGTGCTGTGAGCAGCGATGATGATTCTGAAGCAGATGATTTAGACCTGGACGATGATGATCCCGATACAGACGAAGATGTGGACTTTCAGTCCGGTGATCCTCGCTGGGACCCTCTCAGGAATTTAAATTTAGATGATAACTAA